A stretch of the Pygocentrus nattereri isolate fPygNat1 chromosome 29, fPygNat1.pri, whole genome shotgun sequence genome encodes the following:
- the LOC108412119 gene encoding uncharacterized protein LOC108412119 has translation MEKGGREWCEAKTREAKRTMGVGPPKRSDCSVDVERVPSPAFSYSSTASGQSHEEPINFNQLHQGKNIILSIESRICKFEKLWLSPDQRIQNLALREKNLAEKQDLRLKNMDLREQNLDLREKKLVEKQNQWEKNMNLREKNLVEKTNQREKDLDLREKNLAQREKKLAEELDQWEKNLDLREQNLAKNENWKEENLYCTTGPNDLSQPKYNTPTTGPDTKTGRYVSEDIYGAYMVRTQ, from the exons ATGGAAAAGGGTGGACGTGAATGGTGTGAAGCCAAAACGCGTGAAGCCAAACG GACGATGGGAGTTGGGCCGCCCAAACGGAGTGACTGCTCAGTGGACGTGGAAAG GGTACCATCACCTGCATTTAGCTACTCATCTACAGCGAGTGGCCAGTCACACGAAGAGCCCATCAATTTCAACCAGCTTCATCAAGGTAAAAATATAATACTGTCGATAGAAAGTCGCATTTGCAAGTTTGAGAAGCTATGGTTATCCCCAGACCAGAGGATACAGAACCTGGCTCTAAGGGAAAAGAATCTGGCAGAAAAGCAAGACCTTAGGTTAAAGAACATGGATCTCAGAGAACAGAACCTGGACCTGAGGGAAAAGAAGCTGGTAGAAAAGCAGAACCAATGGGAAAAGAACATGAACCTGAGGGAAAAGAACCTGGTCGAGAAGACGAACCAGAGGGAAAAGGACCTGGACCTGAGGGAAAAGAACCTGGCccagagagaaaagaagctgGCAGAAGAGCTGGACCAATGGGAAAAGAACTTGGATCTTAGAGAACAGAACCTGGCTAAGAATGAGAACTGGAAGGAAGAGAACCTGTACTGTACAACAGGGCCGAATGACCTGAGCCAACCTAAATACAACACACCTACAACAG GGCCGGATACCAAGACGGGGCGCTATGTCTCTGAGGATATTTATGGAGCCTATATGGTTAGAACCCAGTGA
- the LOC108412133 gene encoding ret finger protein-like 4B, translating into MTDRPESHSCETEVSGWSAERPTELKEMEPLNHESTMTDRPESPSCESEMSGWSVKRPVELKEKESLNHKSKNVDRPVSPSCKSAVTDKSLDVPLHFKDKNLLENQSLESGFASTADSGVSMTNCSHEDPQEHRPSSRYAEAGDVACDLCEGPKLKAVKSCMTCLSSFCETHVRDHYTVEALQRHLLVEVTKNLTILQENAQLKKTIKQARDENQRLKKENAILRFPDYIWKEKLPVAADVVLDPATAHRSLILSDNGKRVRLGEKKTVDYSAQRFDKYECVLATEGFSSGWHYWEVEVNKEFTIGVARESAQRKGKFTFSPSVGYWCLYHYRQTFTALEEPSRPLPIDTVPRMMGICIDMGEKWVTFYNTETKTHIYTFKHMDFADGEKIYPVFNTLEKSVDLKIKTLRRDLYSGYFV; encoded by the exons ATGACGGACCGGCCAGAGTCACACAGCTGTGAGACCGAAGTGAGTGGCTGGTCAGCAGAGCGGCCGACTGAACTTAAGGAAATGGAACCCCTGAACCATGAAAG CACAATGACAGACAGGCCAGAGTCACCCAGCTGTGAGTCAGAAATGAGTGGCTGGTCAGTGAAGCGACCAGTTGAACTGAAAGAAAAGGAATCCCTGAACCATAAAAG TAAAAATGTGGACAGGCCAGTTTCACCCAGCTGTAAGTCTGCAGTGACCGACAAGTCCTTGGATGTGCCGCTTCACTTTAAAGACAAGAACCTCCTTGAGAACCAAAG TCTGGAGTCTGGATTTGCATCAACTGCAGACAGCGGTGTATCTATGACGAACTGCTCACACGAAGATCCTCAAGAACACAGGCCGAGCTCTCGCTACGCTGAGGCAGGAGATGTGGCCTGTGATCTGTGTGAAGGACCAAAGCTAAAAGCTGTCAAGTCCTGTATGACCTGCCTTTCTTCCTTCTGTGAGACACATGTCAGAGATCACTACACAGTGGAGGCACTGCAGAGACACCTACTGGTGGAGGTCACCAAAAACCTCACCATACTTCAGGAGAACGCTCAGCTGAAGAAAACAATCAAGCAGGCACGGGATGAGAACCAGAGACTGAAGAAGGAGAATGCTATACTGAGGTTCCCTGATTACATCTGGAAAGAGAAGCTGCCTGTAGCAG CTGATGTGGTGCTGGATCCTGCGACAGCTCACCGCTCACTCATTCTGTCTGACAACGGTAAGCGAGTGCGGCTGGGGGAAAAGAAAACCGTTGATTACAGTGCACAGAGATTTGACAAGTATGAGTGCGTCCTCGCCACTGAAGGCTTCAGCTCAGGATGGCACTATTGGGAGGTGGAGGTCAACAAAGAGTTCACTATTGGGGTCGCCAGAGAGTCGGCTCAGAGGAAGGGAAAGTTCACCTTCTCACCCAGTGTGGGTTACTGGTGTCTCTATCACTACAGACAGACCTTCACAGCTCTGGAGGAGCCCAGCAGGCCCCTGCCAATCGACACTGTACCCCGGATGATGGGGATCTGTATTGATATGGGTGAGAAGTGGGTCACTTTTTACAACACAGAGACTAAAACTCACATTTACACATTCAAACATATGGACTTTGCAGACGGAGAGAAGATCTACCCTGTATTTAACACCTTGGAGAAATCAGTGGATCTGAAGATTAAGACTTTAAGAAGAGACCTGTACAGCGGATATTTTGTCTAA